The segment AACGCCAAAGTCAAACAGCTATCCTGGATCCTTCACCCCCAGACCTCACCTATGAGGGTGGCTTTTCTCAGCCTGATATGGAGGACAGCGAAGACCCGTCAGCGTCCAGCATTTCACTCAGCAAGACCCCGATCATGAAGATGAAGAGCAAATCAGAGCCTAAGAGGATTGCTATGTCACTGAAAGGTGCGGACGAGGGTGACACCGTGCCGGACAGTGATGGTGAACCGGAGCCCATGGACACGTCGTCTGCGGTGGCCCCCATACCTGTCGAGATGCTAAGCCAGATCCATGTAGATCCAACCAAGTCCAATATCCTCGTCAACATTCCCAGTCCTCTGGTGGCCGATGCCAAGAAGACAGTGTTCAACCAGGCCACGGTTCTCCCTGCCGGCCTGGCCCAGGTCCTCTCTGCCTTACAGGCTCAGCAAAGTGCCCAAGCTCAGCTCCTGATCCCCGTCAGCAGCATCCCCACCTACAACACTGCCATGGACACAAACGCAGTCCTGGCCAACACCTACAAGAAGTTCCCATATCCGTCTGTTTCGGAGATCATGGGGCTGTCCGCTCAGACCAAGTTCAGCGAAGAGCAGATCAAAATCTGGTTCTCTGCCCAGCGGCTGAAGCACGGCGTGAGCTGGACCCCCGAGGAGGTGGAGGATGCCAGGCGGAAGCAGTTCAACGGCACCGTGCACACGGTGCCTCAGACCATCACGGTTATTCCAGCTCATCATCTCTCGGCCACCAATGGTTTGCAGTCCATCCTGCAGACGTGCCAGATAGTGGGCCAACCAGGCCTGGTGTTGACTCAGGTGGGCACGACCAACAGCTTACCTGTATCCACCCCTATAACGTTGACCGTGGCAGGGGTCCCCACTCAAGCCCAAGCCCCTAAGGTTATCAGTAGTCAGGCCAGCCCTGCTATGAGCGAGACCAAGAGAGCTACTACGGTCCAGCCCCCATCCCTTACCCCACAGGAGAATTCGGCTCTCAGTGCAGACCACTTTGGTATGAGGCCCAAGAAGTCCAAGGAGCAGCTGGCAGAACTGAAGGCCAGCTACCTAAAAAATCAGTTTGCCAGTGACGCAGAGATCGCTCGTCTGATGAAACTCACGAATTTGACTAAGGGCGAGATCAAGAAGTGGTTCAGTGACACGCGTTACAACCAGCGGAACTCCAAGAACAGTCACGTCATAGTTTTCCATGATAATGCCCGGTCTAACAACAACAGTGGTCCCATTGTCATTGATTCCAGTGATGAGACACCTCAGTCCCCCACACCCTCACCGGTCAAGGAGAAGGAGACGCGTGCAAAGACCTGGAACCCTTTCCCTGACTTCACGCTCCAGAAGTTTAAAGAAAAGACTCCTGAGCAGCTGGTGGTTTTGGAGGAGAGCTACCAGAAAGGTGACACACCCACAGACGATGAGCTGAATAGACTAAGGGCAGAAACCAAACTCACCAGACGAGAGATTGACGCCTGGTTCACAGAAAAACGGAAAACCCCTTCTGTGGTGGCGTCAGCGACAACGGCAGACCAGACTGACCAAAAAGGTGACAAGTCTGAGGGGGAGTCCAGAAAGGGGAGCCAGACTCCACCAGGAGCAAGGCGGTCTAGCAAAGACAAAGTCACGAAGAAAACCCCTGAGCAGTTGCACGTTTTGAAGAGTGCCTTTGTGCGCACGCAGTGGCCGACCACTGAAGAGTACGATAAGCTGGCTGAGGAGAGCGCTTTGCCAAGGTCCTACATAGTCAACTGGTTCGGTGACACCCGGTACGCTTGGAAGAACGGGAACCTCAAGTGGTATTTCTACTACCAGAGTGGGAACGTCGAGGGCATGAACGGCGGTAACAAgaacaggaagaggagggtgcGGAACCGGGGCTGGGGGAGATCCCGCAGCCGGAGGCCCAAGAAGAGCGCCGACCTCGAGAAACCCCCACCAATCAAGTTCAAGACCGGCAAAGATACCCTCAAGGAATACTACCTAAAGCACAAGTTCCTCAATGAGCAAGACTTAGACGAGCTGGTGGCCAAGTCTAACATGAGTTACGAGCAGGTAAGGGAGTGGTTCACCGAGATCCGCAGGAAAGTAGACACAGGCGTGGATCCCTTCGAGGACACAGCTGGAGCGGAGGagccagaagaggaggaggacgagtcGCAGGGAGAAAGCGAGGCGGTAGCCGAAGCCGAAAGCGCTGCTACCGGCGGTGGGGACGGTgacggggaggggggtgagggggaggaagacgacgacgacgacactGACGACAGTGAAACCTGGGAGCCTCCACAGACCGTCAGAAAAACTGAGTCGGGTTCTGAAGAACAGTGAAGGGTCAGATGGCGGTTGCCGACGGATACAGCACATGTTTAAGTTCAGTATCGTCAGTGTGATTTAAGAAGCACTGCCTGACTGTGAGACTCCCACTATTACCTGCCACCCTCACGTGTTGCACCTTACACACCTAATCATTCAAGCATTTTAGGCCTGTGTTTAGATCTCACGCTTTGAAAATAATGACAACCATTCGAGTAAAAAAACGAATTGAACACTGATTGTCAGAAACCCACTCAAACCATAGCAGTATTTCACAACATGAAGAATTCTAATCAAACGAATTTGAGTATCTGCTAAACATAATCAGCACATTTCTCACACACGTGCAATTGAATTATGATTACTAAATGTATTTTGATTCCCCCTTAGGAACACCGTTTGCTTATGTACTGAAAAGAGGGAGCAGGGGAAGGATTACTGTAAAGGGGTTTGTCTGCTACTTGCAAGGAGGACCTGTGGTGCCAAAGCTACTCTGTTGAATGTTCTGCTCCCCTGTGCTAAGGAGAGGTGTCCACTAGGGGGAGTATGCATGATTTGTGCGGTCTCCAGAGCCAAGAGCTGGCAGGTCCACACACAATTAGGCACTTTGTCAACCACTTGTATTATTGAATAGTGGTTTTAAAAAGAGAGACACTTGACTAGCCACCTTAATTCTCAAGAACCATCTGATGGTTTTGAGAGACCAAACATTTATTAACATAAGATTATgcaccaagagagagaggggaaaaaaaaacacatttagccTCTGGTGCCCTCTAAAGCTGTCGAGTGGCTAAGAGAAGACCGTATATGACCTTATCCCACCTTATACTGACAATGATCTGTAAAGTGAAACAGCACAACCAAGAAACAACCAATGAAGAGCTGTGGCTATAGCTGCTTGTAGTCT is part of the Clupea harengus unplaced genomic scaffold, Ch_v2.0.2, whole genome shotgun sequence genome and harbors:
- the LOC122129479 gene encoding zinc fingers and homeoboxes protein 1-like; this translates as MASRRKSTTPCMVLPSDVVEQDPDMEAMDAGEGAGMGITEAGPTEGAVPPADLEPEHDGRHFTGEDSFARMKRQSQTAILDPSPPDLTYEGGFSQPDMEDSEDPSASSISLSKTPIMKMKSKSEPKRIAMSLKGADEGDTVPDSDGEPEPMDTSSAVAPIPVEMLSQIHVDPTKSNILVNIPSPLVADAKKTVFNQATVLPAGLAQVLSALQAQQSAQAQLLIPVSSIPTYNTAMDTNAVLANTYKKFPYPSVSEIMGLSAQTKFSEEQIKIWFSAQRLKHGVSWTPEEVEDARRKQFNGTVHTVPQTITVIPAHHLSATNGLQSILQTCQIVGQPGLVLTQVGTTNSLPVSTPITLTVAGVPTQAQAPKVISSQASPAMSETKRATTVQPPSLTPQENSALSADHFGMRPKKSKEQLAELKASYLKNQFASDAEIARLMKLTNLTKGEIKKWFSDTRYNQRNSKNSHVIVFHDNARSNNNSGPIVIDSSDETPQSPTPSPVKEKETRAKTWNPFPDFTLQKFKEKTPEQLVVLEESYQKGDTPTDDELNRLRAETKLTRREIDAWFTEKRKTPSVVASATTADQTDQKGDKSEGESRKGSQTPPGARRSSKDKVTKKTPEQLHVLKSAFVRTQWPTTEEYDKLAEESALPRSYIVNWFGDTRYAWKNGNLKWYFYYQSGNVEGMNGGNKNRKRRVRNRGWGRSRSRRPKKSADLEKPPPIKFKTGKDTLKEYYLKHKFLNEQDLDELVAKSNMSYEQVREWFTEIRRKVDTGVDPFEDTAGAEEPEEEEDESQGESEAVAEAESAATGGGDGDGEGGEGEEDDDDDTDDSETWEPPQTVRKTESGSEEQ